A stretch of the Mycobacteroides immunogenum genome encodes the following:
- a CDS encoding ABC1 kinase family protein, with protein sequence MSDRVPLARISRGRALGKLAAGQAVRTAGSRISMIGRSQQARELLAERSTLQAADQLVTVLGSLKGSAMKLGQLLSMLEVDMVPEAHRERFRQKLAKLRDQAPREPFSVMRPIIESNLGTLPKNFRDFDETPVAAASIGQVYRAVLLDGREVAVKVKYPGVDEAVRADMQNLALFTKFWRKALPTLSNSAFMDEISMNLESELDYLREAHTQHEIAERYRGHPFIVIPDCIPELCTSQILVTEFLDGQAFPYMQTLPDEERNRIGELIFRFYIGSLFQDNDFCGDPHPGNILRTRDGILGFVDFGLYNRMDPAHVEFERQIMRAATEDRAQDMYDAMVVRGIIDPDAGVTPQDCLEYCHAASGWNLVDEEMTITPEIASSAMILAVDPRSSEFAGMRRQNLPPEHIFSRRADFYTFGVLGQLNVTGNWHRIAREWVFGEPPATEVGVAIARWRAAR encoded by the coding sequence GTGAGCGACCGAGTCCCCCTGGCGCGCATCAGCCGTGGCCGCGCACTGGGCAAGTTGGCGGCCGGGCAGGCCGTGCGCACCGCCGGCAGCCGGATATCGATGATCGGACGATCGCAGCAAGCGCGCGAGCTACTCGCGGAACGCTCGACGCTACAAGCCGCCGATCAGCTCGTCACGGTGCTGGGCAGTCTCAAGGGATCGGCGATGAAGCTTGGCCAGCTGCTCTCGATGCTTGAAGTGGACATGGTCCCGGAGGCTCACCGCGAGCGATTCCGGCAGAAACTGGCCAAACTGCGCGATCAGGCCCCACGTGAACCATTCTCGGTGATGCGGCCCATCATCGAGTCCAACCTGGGCACACTGCCGAAGAACTTCCGCGACTTCGACGAGACCCCCGTCGCCGCCGCGTCCATCGGCCAGGTCTACCGCGCCGTCCTGCTCGATGGGCGCGAGGTCGCGGTCAAGGTGAAATACCCCGGAGTCGACGAAGCCGTCCGCGCCGACATGCAGAACCTGGCACTGTTCACTAAGTTTTGGCGCAAAGCGCTACCCACGCTGTCCAATTCGGCGTTCATGGACGAGATCTCCATGAACCTGGAAAGCGAACTCGACTATCTCCGGGAAGCGCACACCCAACACGAGATCGCCGAACGCTACCGTGGGCATCCGTTCATCGTCATCCCCGATTGCATACCGGAGCTGTGCACATCACAGATTCTGGTGACGGAATTCCTCGACGGTCAAGCATTTCCCTACATGCAGACACTTCCCGACGAAGAACGTAACCGTATCGGCGAGCTCATCTTCCGGTTTTACATCGGGTCGCTGTTCCAGGACAACGACTTCTGCGGAGACCCGCATCCGGGCAACATTCTGCGCACCCGCGACGGCATCCTCGGATTTGTGGACTTCGGGCTGTACAACCGCATGGACCCCGCACATGTGGAGTTCGAACGGCAGATCATGCGGGCCGCCACCGAGGACCGCGCCCAGGACATGTACGACGCCATGGTCGTACGCGGAATCATCGATCCCGACGCCGGCGTCACCCCGCAAGACTGTCTGGAGTACTGCCATGCGGCGTCGGGATGGAACCTCGTCGACGAGGAGATGACCATCACCCCGGAAATCGCCTCCAGCGCCATGATTCTCGCGGTCGACCCGCGTTCAAGTGAGTTCGCGGGTATGCGCCGCCAGAACCTGCCACCGGAGCACATCTTTTCCCGCCGCGCCGACTTCTACACCTTTGGCGTGTTGGGCCAGCTGAACGTCACCGGCAATTGGCATCGCATTGCCCGCGAATGGGTATTCG